Below is a window of Aptenodytes patagonicus chromosome 15, bAptPat1.pri.cur, whole genome shotgun sequence DNA.
TGTGCCAGCGAAATACCCGGGGGGGACTGATCCTGCGGAGCTGCACCACGGTGTGCAGAGCATCATGCACAGCACAGCACCGTGCCACACACGGCACCGTGCAAAGCACCATGCACAGCCCCATGCCACACACAGCCCTGTGCACCGCATGCTGCCctcccactgcagggcacagaggCTTGCCGGGGTGGCATGCCCCAAGGATCCTGCTGTGACACCGCTCTGGCTTCCTGCAGATTCCTCTGCCGTGAGCTGGGAGATGGCAGCCCGACAGGACCTGCTGACTATGCCAAATAGGGTGATTCCCGGCTCCTGGCAGCCGGCTCACGCTCCGGCAGTGGAGGAAAGTTTATCCTCACTGGGCTTCTGCTCCAGAGCGGCAGGCGCAgggcaggcacggggctgggcgagAGCGGGAGCAGTCCCTCTGACCTGCACCCGTCCACCTTCTCGGGACCGGCCAGCCTCATCCCCACCTGGACTGGGGGCAGAGGCTGGACGATCCGCTGTGGGGTGAAGCTGGATGATGGAAGCATCCCTTCGCCTCCAAGAGAaagtggggctgggggtgacAGTGGGCCCTGCGGCCTCCcgtccccagcctggccccgACAGCTCGGAGGCACATAAACCTTCGTGCCCATTACAGCTGAGCCCTGAACTCCTGAGGCTGCTTTTTGGCATGGCAGGGCGCGGGCATCCACATGCGTGGGGACACAGTGGGGTCAGAGCAGGGTGGGATCCCATCcagggaccggccactgctgccGGCTGCGGATCCCCTGGCCCACGCTGACTCACCCgtaaacatttacatttgcaggagggagcggggccggcgagGCTGCTCGGCCCCAGATGGAAAATATCCGAAGCACAGAGCGAATGTAAacaggcggcggggccggggcggccggggcgcagGTGGGCCGCAGCACTGCCAACCCGCCCTCGGAAGCGCGAGACAGCCACCCTCAAAAGCGGCTTTCGAGGCAGCTGCGCACCTAGGGCTCAGCTCGGGACAGGGCGGCACAGCGATGCCTCGAGCGCGTGCGAAACACTGCTGCCCAAGTGCGCGCTGCAAATATCGAGGGCGGCGTAAGCTGCCcggtggggtggggatggggacatgaGGATGGGGATGTTGAACCTGGCGGGgcaggggtggggatggagagATGGGGATGTtgagcctggccacagcagggATGGGGATTGAGGGATGGGGTCACCGatcccagctggggcagggatggggatatggggatggggatgctgagcctgctggggcagggatggggatggagagaTGGGGACACTGAGCCTGGTGGGgcagggatgggaatggggatgcTGAgtccagctggggcagggatgggaacGTGGGGACACCAagcctggcagggcagggacagtCCTGGGCCATTTCTGCTCCCTTGGGTGGCTCCCCCAGGGCCGGGCACAGGGAAGGTTGGGCTGGTGGCTCGAGGGGTGACCGACACCTGCACACTGGGGGTAGGTGGGACCTGGGAGCAAACCTGAGCCTCCTTCAGCCCCCAGGTACAGGCAAGATGGTGGGTCCCTCTGTGGCCGCTCATGGCTttgctctccccatccctcctggccCCAGCCACAACCAGGCAGGGACAGCCCAGGCCAACACAGCCCTACGAGGCCGAGAGCCTGCGACCACCGTTTGCTCACTGGGGACGAGCCCTGGGTGCACCGGCAGCGCACAGGACCACCCCGACGGGCAGTGATGGTCCCGGAAGCGTCCCCCTCACCTCGCTACAGGCAACCGCAGGGCAGGAACACGTTACGCCACAAGTGCACCCGTCCCCACCCCCGGCATTTCCGCCCCGGCACCACCACCCTTTCCGCTCCCATGCCGCGGCACGAGGCCGAGCCCCACACGGGGAGGAGGTCCTGGGGGCTGCGGTCCCCAACCCCCCGGGGTCTGGCCTCCTGCTTGGTGAGGGGTGGCCACGGGTTTCGTTTCTGCTCCCCCCCAGGGGGGCTGAGGCCGCTGCtgggggaggaggatggagaagcGAAATTTCAGCAGGGGGATGTGGGCAGGCggtggagggggggaagggggccgGGGGGCTGGCGGGCGCTGTCCCCACCAGGAAGAGACCACCATGTCCAGGTAACACTTTAATGGGGGTCGGCCTCGAGGGCTGAGCTCGCCCTGGGGGAAAGCAGCTCCCTATCACGCCAGTCCAAGTTAAAACACAAACCCAAGGGAATGGGGGTCCCCCGCCTATGGCTCCACGCGTGCCAGCACCGGGGACCGGGCGTCATGCCCATGACGCAGCCGCCGGCCCCCCGATGCTCTCGGATGCagggccctgtccccgcagctcAGGAGTGCTCTGGCAGGAAGCTGCTGAGAGTCAGGTTGTCACCGTCGGCCTCGGAGCCGCTGTCGAGCAGCAGCTtcggccgccgggccgggccgggcttgGGGCCGTTGGTAACTGCCTCGCTGtcgggcagcagggaggagatgCAGACCATCTCGGTGCGGCTGAGCCGGCGGTGTGCCGTCCGCGCCCGCCGCCAGAGCAGGGCGCCCAGCACTCCCGTGCACACTATGAAGGTGGCGGCCACCAGCGCCAGCAGCAGGATGGCCAGCAGGCACTTGCCCATCACCCTGCTGGGGTCCCAGGGGACCGGCACTGCGGTCCCCCTGGGCTTCGTGTCCCAAAGGGCTGAAGTCGGCACAGGGGGAGCTCCggctttcttggttttcttgtAACCTGTGGTGGTGGGGCCAAGGGCTGGGGGGGTCACTGAGTGCGGCCCCACTGAGGAACTGCTGTCTGTGCTGCTGGCCACTGTCCCCTCCTCGCTGGGTGACATGAGCCGGCTGGGGATGGTGGTGACACTGTTTTggggtgctgcctgtctgctgggctctgccggtggcACAGAGCCCAGCAGCAGGTCAGGATCAGGGGAATCGGTCTCGTCCTGTGGATCGGCTGTGGTCGGCACTGCGAGTGCCCGGTGCAGGCCGGTGTTGGTGCTGGGCGCTGCTGGCAACTCAGAGCTCAGCAGCAGGTCGGGTTCGGGGGAATCGGTCTCATCCAGGGGATCGGCTGTGGTCGGCACTGCAAGTGCCCGGTGCAGGCTGGTGTTGGTGCTGGATGCTGGTGGTGGTGCAGAGCTCGGCAGCAGGTCGGGTTCGGGGGAATCGGTCTCATCCAGGGGATCAGCTGTGGTCGGCACTGCAAGTGCCCGGTGCAGGCTGGTGttggtgctgggtgctgctggtggtgcagaGCTCGGCAGCAGGTCGGGCTCAGGGGAATCGGTCTCGTCCAGGGGATCGGCTGTGGTCGACACTGCAAGTGCCCGGTGCAGGCTGGTGTTGGTGCTGGGCGCTGGTGGTGGTTCAGAGCCCAGCAGCAGATCGGGCTCAGGGGAATCAGTGTCGTTCCTGCTGGGCATTGCAGTGGCAGCATGGCTGTGCCCCGGCATGGCAGTGGTGATGCCGGGCTGCTGCCTGCCGTCGGCCCTCTTCCTGCGGGAGAGCGGCAGGGGCTCAGCCTGTGCCTGCCCGGCTGCCCCCCAGACCCACTGCACGCCGCGGTGCTGCCCCGGCTCCGGAGGCGGCACGGCCCCGCATGCCTGCAGGGTGctcagcaccagcaccagcatcaccagCACGGCCCAGCACGGCGCCATGGGACCTGTTTGGGGAACAGAGGGGGCAGATGAAATCAGGGCCCTGCTCCCTGCGAGAGGATGCTGAGCTCCATCGTTCAGGCTGGAAAAGGCCCCAAGGAGGGATTGCACATAAGCGGAgcatcctcctcccctcccggAGAGGGGCCCTGTGTTTTGGGGGCCTGGAGGATCTGATAAGCGACCTCCTCCAGCCATGGCTGGCAGAGCCGAGCTGCCTCCACCTGCGGGAGCTTGGCCCTGCCAGCTCCGCTTGCAAAGAAAGTTTTGAAAAGGAAGTTGAGTGTCTGGAAATGGGAAACGAGCCGTGATGGAGACGgctgctgcaggacaggcagTTGCAGGATGACTCCCTGTGCAGAAATGAAACCGCAGGGATGTCGCACACATTTCAATTGACTCCCCTGGGGTGCCCATCTTCCCCCTCCACCAGCCAGGCTGGCATGGGGCTCCCGGGCCGAGGCGACTATGTGCCTGTGCATCTGcgctggagcagcaggagaggcaaaccagccccaaacccaccccaaatcCCCGCCTCGTTACACCAATGGCCCCCCAGCAGCCTCAGTGGGTGGAGGCCAGTGATGCCCCTGTGTCCCCACACCCAACAGCATCCAAACACCAGTCAATGCTCCCCCAGCGCCAAGCATCCCTGGGAGGCTCCCACGCCCCCAAAGCGCCCACCCGCCTCCTAAAAACCCCAGGGACCAGCACTGCACAGACCGTGGCACCCCCTGGGGACCTGTGCACGCCCCAAGGGGGACCCCAAGCAACCCCTTTGCACTCACACCATCCCCGGGACAGAGCCCCAATCTGGCACCCCCCCCCACCAGGGCTCACCTCTGCCAGGGGACGCCGGGGGACCCCAAGCTGCAGCACCAGCAGGCATGACCAGCAAGGGCCCAGCTGTGCCGGCACGGCGGCGCGAGAGCAGCCCTGGGGCCGGGCAACCACCGAAACCCAAGGGGTGTCAGGGGCTGCTCTCCGCCTGCGCCTCCCGCCCAGGCGGGGAAGGAAAGGCGGGCACAGAAGAGCGGCTGTGGTTTCGGAGAGCCTGGTGGGGGAAGGACGTCACACCGGGAGCGGGGCCACCGAGGGCCAGGGGCTGCATGCACCCACCAGCGAGGGCAGCCGGGACGTGGGGTGCACGCCAAAAAGGGGACTCCTGCCCCTCCTCGGCATGCTGGGCGCCCTTGTGGGAGCCCCCCCGCCAGCTTGGCCCCACTGGCGGCTCCGCCGAGCTGCGTGCTGGGACTTGCACCACTCCAAAAGCAGAAGTGACAGCAAAcctggtgccagggctgccagccccccccGGGGCACAGTGTGGGCATGAACGGGATGGGGGGAGCAGGTCATGGTGCCCTGAGAGGGGACATGGACGTACCCCAACACTGGGAAACAGCCTTCGCacgcaaggaggaggaagaggaggaggggggcgaGGGCCTGGCTCAATGCATTTGCAGAGCCCTCGTGCCAGGGCCCTTCTCTCGGCACCAACgtccccagggcagcagcctgcGGCCGAGGAGCTCTCGGGGGGCTGTGGGGGCCATCGGGCATTGTCCCGGCTGCGTGGTGCTGCATCAGCTGGGAAATACCCTGCCCTAACCGCAAGCACGGGcatggcagcaggcaggaggtgcaGCTGCAGGAAGGGTGCTGCAAGAGCACATCCGCAGCAAACACCCTGCGGCTGCTGCCCAGGGCCGTAAACAGTCCCACCGcctccacgcccccccccccgccggcaggACCCTGAACCCCCGGTGCCGTGGGTCAGATTCACCCCATCCCTTCTCGAAATCTCCTGgccatgggccaggccccagctcACTCGTgggaaaacacacacagaaaatcgGGTTCAGGTCTGCAGGAGCGGCTGCGGCAGAGGGACGAGCGTCCCCTGGGACGGGTGCAGGGCGTGCACAGGTGGCCAGGGAGCATCACCTCTTCGAGAGTATCCCTGTCCCGTCCCCAGGCACGGCCGGGTCTTTGGGGTTGTGTCGGGGTCGGGGGGTACCAGAGGCAGCTGGAGGCGGTTGTGAAATGCAGGGTGAAACGCTGCGGCCCTGGGGAGGCTGCGCTGGGGGAAGGCTCTCAAACCTGGATGGGGACTGAGCGATGCCATTTCTAGCCTGGGCTTTCTTTGCCGTTGCAGGATTTCCTGCAGCCTTGAAGCAGGTTTCAGCTGGGGGAGAGCAGAACAagcccccccagctgcagggcagcccccagccggTGCCGCTCCTTCCAGAGACCATTGTCACCCCGGTCTCCGCTACCCTGAGACCTCCCAGCAAGACACGCATCCAGCCAAGCTCTCGGGTTCACTTGCAGGGAAATCACCAGCGAGTCCACATGCAACCCTGGGGATGGGCCCCAGCTCTCCCGGGACGGAGCAGACGAGAACGGAGGAGTCCCAGAGGACAGACCCCGCTCAGCCACAACCCCGCACACTCGGGTTTCTATCGCTGTGGTTAAGGGTAGTGCCATGATTTAATAACCTGGTTATTGATAAAACCTAAAGTGCACGCGCTAATGGGCAGCAGTGGGTCCAGGACGCAGAgagtcaaagaaaaaacaaaccag
It encodes the following:
- the SELPLG gene encoding P-selectin glycoprotein ligand 1 — its product is MPAGAAAWGPPASPGRGPMAPCWAVLVMLVLVLSTLQACGAVPPPEPGQHRGVQWVWGAAGQAQAEPLPLSRRKRADGRQQPGITTAMPGHSHAATAMPSRNDTDSPEPDLLLGSEPPPAPSTNTSLHRALAVSTTADPLDETDSPEPDLLPSSAPPAAPSTNTSLHRALAVPTTADPLDETDSPEPDLLPSSAPPPASSTNTSLHRALAVPTTADPLDETDSPEPDLLLSSELPAAPSTNTGLHRALAVPTTADPQDETDSPDPDLLLGSVPPAEPSRQAAPQNSVTTIPSRLMSPSEEGTVASSTDSSSSVGPHSVTPPALGPTTTGYKKTKKAGAPPVPTSALWDTKPRGTAVPVPWDPSRVMGKCLLAILLLALVAATFIVCTGVLGALLWRRARTAHRRLSRTEMVCISSLLPDSEAVTNGPKPGPARRPKLLLDSGSEADGDNLTLSSFLPEHS